From Miscanthus floridulus cultivar M001 chromosome 15, ASM1932011v1, whole genome shotgun sequence, the proteins below share one genomic window:
- the LOC136506918 gene encoding probable CCR4-associated factor 1 homolog 9 has protein sequence MLPRAHGPARRPWRNPVPPMFLYQPPPPMLLYPPTPYGAAIGPPSPYAAVPYFGHPMPPAAAHTVQLQSVAAANFAAELDRIGSLLPRYPYVVVDTEYPGTVHHAPAGRRDSDLSPDERYALVKANVDELPIVQLGITLCDSHGNLPFVPDYRYGAFGYHHGGGGGGYGERAWEVDFSDFDVSRDHHAAQSVAFLRSQGVDFDTAARARGVSSAAFGAKLAEVLQRVAGKNVELTWVAFGGAYDLAYLVKMIGGGQPLPETRQGFVERVRELLGGRVFDAKFMAENCGRADLRGVGLRSVAANLGAAMPAAADMQPWLAGTKSVTAYRIHTILRLHVLSQDAVAGFEGIIDGLQ, from the coding sequence ATGTTGCCGCGCGCGCACGGGCCTGCTCGGCGGCCGTGGCGCAACCCCGTGCCGCCCATGTTTCTAtaccagccgccgccgcctatgCTCCTGTACCCGCCAACTCCGTATGGTGCCGCCATCGGCCCTCCGTCGCCGTATGCCGCCGTCCCGTACTTCGGCCACCCGATGCCCCCTGCCGCCGCCCACACGGTGCAGCTGCAGTCCGTGGCGGCGGCCAACTTCGCCGCGGAGCTTGACCGGATCGGCTCCCTGCTCCCGAGATACCCCTACGTCGTCGTCGACACGGAGTACCCCGGCACCGTCCACCACGCTCCCGCCGGGCGCCGCGACAGCGACCTCAGCCCCGACGAGCGGTACGCGCTGGTGAAGGCCAACGTCGACGAGCTCCCCATCGTGCAGCTCGGCATCACGCTCTGCGACTCCCACGGCAACCTACCCTTCGTCCCCGACTACCGCTACGGCGCCTTCGGCTAccaccacggcggcggcggcggcgggtacgGAGAGCGCGCCTGGGAGGTGGACTTCTCGGACTTCGACGTCAGCCGCGACCACCACGCCGCGCAGTCCGTGGCGTTCCTCCGGTCCCAGGGCGTCGACTTCGacacggcggcgcgcgcgcgcggcgtCAGCTCGGCGGCGTTCGGGGCGAAACTCGCCGAGGTCCTGCAGCGCGTGGCCGGGAAGAACGTCGAGCTCACGTGGGTGGCGTTCGGCGGCGCCTACGACCTGGCCTACCTCGTCAAGATGATCGGCGGCGGGCAGCCGCTGCCGGAGACGAGGCAGGGGTTCGTGGAGCGGGTCAGGGAGCTCCTCGGCGGCCGGGTGTTCGacgcaaagttcatggcggaGAACTGCGGCCGCGCGGACCTGCGCGGCGTCGGCCTCAGAAGCGTTGCGGCCAACCTCGGCGCGGCGATGCCCGCCGCCGCGGACATGCAGCCGTGGCTCGCCGGAACCAAGAGCGTCACCGCCTACCGGATACATACCATCTTGAGATTGCACGTCCTCTCCCAGGACGCTGTCGCCGGCTTCGAGGGAATCATCGACGGCCTGCAGTGA
- the LOC136506920 gene encoding uncharacterized protein: protein MERYILRSAHGDRSPILSGSGHPVSEFFTSSGTSGGEPKLIPTVEDERHRHHRQRSLVMAVINQYVPGLDQGSSLYFHFVKSETTTPGGLPARTILTSTYKSDHFKNVPYDCQQPKGIDGNSLANAQFSDELFRSPSPSQDQRGPVHQFLLLLQDRCGAQGSVLSPLIYYSLRLTLNMGLALVTSPVRATVLVIVAFGPGALPWSIGSLGLAQVRDRDIPPSLRSGVSPRWRQWKLLPERRFILPGGKRRIEAGPLDEDLGNRSIMALVQAALEDGFRNLELVVDVGQRGTWERRRTWSTKPA, encoded by the exons atggagaga TACATCCTGCGGAGCGCCCACGGGGACCGCTCGCCCATCCTATCCGGGTCCGGCCACCCCGTCTCCGAGTTCTTCACCAGCTCTGGCACCTCCGGCGGCGAGCCCAAGCTGATTCCCACCGTGGAGGATgagcgccaccgccaccaccgacaGCGCAGCCTCGTCATGGCAGTCATCAATCA GTACGTGCCTGGGCTCGACCAGGGGAGCAGTCTCTACTTCCATTTCGTCAAGTCGGAGACGACGACGCCGGGCGGCCTGCCGGCGCGCACCATCCTCACGAGCACTTACAAGAGCGACCACTTCAAGAATGTCCCATACGACTGTCAGCAGCCCAAGGGAATCGACGGCAACTCACTTGCCAACGCTCAATTCTCCGACGAACTCTTCCGTTCCCCTTCTCCTTCCCAGGACCAACGAGGTCCGGTTCACCAGTTCTTACTTCTGTTACAAGATAGATGTGGAGCCCAGGGCTCAGTGCTCTCCCCTCTTATCTACTACTCACTCCGGCTTACCCTGAACATGGGCCTCGCACTGGTTACAAGCCCAGTCAGGGCCACGGTACTTGTCATTGTGGCGTTTGGCCCGGGTGCTCTTCCTTGGAGCATCGGCAGCCTTGGGCTGGCCCAGGTGAGGGACCGTGACATTCCCCCCTCCTTGAGGTCCGGCGTGTCCCCACGCTGGCGCCAGTGGAAACTGCTGCCGGAGCGCCGCTTCATCCTCCCAGGTGGCAAGCGACGCATCGAGGCCGGACCACTTGACGAAGACCTGGGGAACCGCTCCATCATGGCGCTGGTGCAGGCAGCGCTGGAGGACGGCTTCAGGAACTTGGAGCTCGTCGTCGATGTCGGGCAGCGTGGGACGTGGGAGAGACGGCGTACTTGGTCGACGAAGCCGGCTTGA